The Cylindrospermopsis curvispora GIHE-G1 genome contains a region encoding:
- a CDS encoding NAD(P)H dehydrogenase subunit NdhS, giving the protein MILPGATVRVKNTADTYDRYEGLVQRVSDGKVAVLFEGGNWDKIITFRLPELEVVETIPTKKGK; this is encoded by the coding sequence ATGATCCTACCTGGAGCTACTGTTCGCGTCAAAAATACTGCAGACACTTATGATCGTTATGAAGGACTTGTACAACGGGTTAGCGATGGTAAAGTTGCCGTTCTTTTTGAAGGAGGTAACTGGGATAAAATTATCACCTTTCGCCTTCCGGAATTAGAAGTAGTGGAAACTATACCTACAAAAAAAGGAAAATGA
- the hemF gene encoding oxygen-dependent coproporphyrinogen oxidase translates to MLTNSQTPTLSAELSKFLPPPDAQTRVSQFMKQLQDKITTELELLDGGVKFTEDSWERIEGGGGRSRVLREGTVFEQAGVNFSQVWGDQLPPSILVQRPEAAGHGFYATGTSLVLHPRNPYIPTVHLNYRYFEAGPVWWFGGGADLTPYYPFAEDAIHFHQTLKDACDKHHEDYYPVFKRWCDEYFYLKHRGETRGVGGIFLDYQDGQGDIYRGPDSQGEAANYSRSLTPLPRRTWEQVFSLVQDCGQAFIPAYAPIVERRLNMEYGDRQRSFQLYRRGRYVEFNLVYDRGTIFGLQTNGRTESILMSLPPLVRWEYGYQPQPNSPESELYETFLKPQDWLNWKLQSSH, encoded by the coding sequence ATGTTGACAAACTCGCAAACCCCCACTCTCTCAGCAGAATTATCCAAATTTCTTCCCCCCCCTGACGCTCAAACTAGAGTCAGTCAGTTTATGAAACAATTACAAGATAAAATTACTACTGAGTTAGAATTGTTGGATGGTGGAGTTAAATTTACGGAAGACTCTTGGGAGCGTATAGAAGGTGGTGGTGGGCGTTCCCGTGTCTTGCGTGAAGGGACAGTTTTTGAACAAGCTGGTGTTAATTTTTCCCAAGTGTGGGGCGATCAGCTGCCACCATCTATTTTGGTTCAGCGCCCAGAAGCTGCAGGACATGGTTTCTATGCTACTGGTACTTCCTTAGTTTTACATCCGCGTAACCCATATATACCTACTGTCCATTTAAATTATCGTTACTTTGAAGCAGGCCCAGTATGGTGGTTTGGCGGTGGTGCTGATTTAACTCCTTACTACCCTTTTGCTGAAGATGCTATTCATTTTCATCAAACTCTTAAGGATGCTTGTGATAAACATCATGAAGATTACTACCCGGTGTTTAAACGCTGGTGCGATGAATACTTCTATCTTAAACATCGGGGTGAAACTAGAGGCGTGGGAGGCATATTTTTAGATTATCAGGATGGACAAGGTGATATTTATCGAGGTCCTGATTCCCAGGGGGAAGCTGCCAACTACAGTCGCAGTTTGACACCATTACCCCGTCGTACCTGGGAACAAGTGTTTTCTTTAGTCCAAGACTGTGGTCAGGCATTTATCCCAGCTTATGCACCTATCGTCGAGCGTCGCCTAAATATGGAATATGGCGATCGCCAGCGTAGTTTCCAATTGTACCGTAGAGGTAGGTATGTGGAATTTAACTTGGTTTATGACCGAGGTACGATTTTTGGACTACAAACTAATGGAAGGACGGAGTCGATTTTAATGTCCCTACCTCCCTTGGTGCGATGGGAATATGGCTATCAACCACAACCAAATTCTCCCGAATCCGAACTATATGAAACTTTCCTCAAACCCCAAGACTGGCTCAATTGGAAGTTACAATCTAGTCATTGA
- the sat gene encoding sulfate adenylyltransferase, which produces MSYHRDAIAPHGGQLINRVASPEQKEFFLAKAEFLPRVILDERAVSDLEMIAIGGFSPLTGFMNQVDYNRVVEEMRLANGVVWSIPITLSVTEEVGSPLQVGGLVRLDNSQGEYIGVLELSEKYTYNKKREAVNVYRTDEAQHPGVQVVYTQGSVNLAGDIWLLQRNAHPHFPTYQIDPAASRQMFREKGWKTIVGFQTRNPIHRAHEYIQKCALETVDGLFLHPLVGATKEDDIPADVRMRCYEILIEHYYPLDRVILAINPAAMRYAGPREAIFHAIVRKNYGCTHFIVGRDHAGVGDYYGTYDAQYIFDEFEPSELGIVPMKFEHAFYCTRTKQMATTKTSPSTPAERVHLSGTKVREMLRRGELPPPEFSRPEVAAELARAMRIGQPALV; this is translated from the coding sequence TTGAGTTACCATCGAGATGCGATCGCCCCCCACGGCGGACAGTTAATAAACCGAGTTGCTTCACCAGAACAAAAAGAATTTTTTCTTGCTAAGGCTGAGTTTCTACCAAGAGTGATCCTGGATGAGCGGGCTGTTTCAGACTTAGAAATGATAGCCATTGGTGGTTTTAGTCCTTTAACTGGTTTTATGAACCAGGTGGACTACAACCGTGTAGTAGAGGAAATGCGTCTGGCTAATGGTGTAGTTTGGTCAATTCCCATCACTTTGTCTGTGACAGAAGAAGTGGGAAGTCCTTTGCAGGTGGGTGGGTTAGTGCGTCTAGATAACTCCCAAGGTGAATATATTGGCGTATTGGAACTCAGTGAAAAGTATACCTACAATAAAAAGCGCGAAGCTGTGAATGTCTATCGCACAGATGAAGCCCAACATCCAGGAGTTCAAGTAGTATATACCCAGGGTTCTGTGAATCTGGCTGGGGATATCTGGTTACTGCAACGTAATGCTCACCCCCACTTTCCCACCTACCAAATAGACCCTGCAGCTTCTCGACAAATGTTCCGAGAAAAAGGCTGGAAAACTATTGTGGGCTTTCAAACTCGTAACCCCATCCACCGGGCCCATGAATACATTCAAAAGTGTGCTTTAGAAACCGTTGATGGTCTATTTCTACATCCCCTGGTGGGCGCTACCAAGGAAGATGATATTCCAGCGGATGTTCGTATGCGCTGCTATGAAATTTTAATCGAGCACTATTATCCATTAGATCGGGTGATTTTAGCAATTAACCCTGCTGCCATGCGCTATGCTGGACCTAGGGAAGCTATTTTCCATGCAATAGTTCGCAAGAACTATGGTTGTACCCATTTTATAGTTGGGAGGGACCATGCGGGTGTGGGTGACTATTATGGTACCTATGATGCCCAATATATTTTCGATGAGTTTGAACCTTCAGAATTGGGCATTGTACCAATGAAATTTGAACATGCTTTCTATTGTACCCGTACTAAACAAATGGCTACAACTAAAACTAGTCCCAGTACCCCAGCAGAGCGAGTTCATCTCTCAGGGACAAAGGTTAGAGAAATGTTGCGTCGTGGTGAGTTACCACCACCTGAGTTTTCTCGTCCTGAAGTAGCAGCAGAATTGGCACGAGCCATGCGTATTGGACAACCAGCTTTAGTATAG
- a CDS encoding STAS domain-containing protein gives MLSIQEKSYQTKSDETVIVLAPAGRLDITTAWEFRLKLQECISKKTCHLVVNLGGVDFIDSSGLTSLVAGMRDANKLNRTFRICNIHPDAKLVFEVTMMDTVFEICETEEEAFTIPF, from the coding sequence ATGCTCTCTATACAAGAAAAAAGCTATCAGACTAAAAGCGATGAAACTGTAATTGTTTTAGCACCAGCGGGTCGCCTTGATATTACAACTGCTTGGGAATTTAGATTAAAGTTACAGGAGTGTATTAGTAAGAAGACTTGTCATCTAGTGGTGAATTTGGGAGGAGTAGATTTTATTGATAGCTCTGGTTTAACTTCCTTGGTAGCTGGAATGCGTGATGCAAACAAGTTAAATAGAACTTTTCGCATTTGTAATATTCATCCAGATGCAAAACTCGTTTTTGAGGTCACCATGATGGATACTGTGTTTGAAATCTGTGAAACAGAAGAGGAAGCTTTTACTATTCCTTTTTGA
- the ltrA gene encoding group II intron reverse transcriptase/maturase, with translation MVEELKLGSKPKPTRRVWIDKPGRDEKRPLGIPTMYDRALQALVKLALEPEWEAKFEPNSYGFRPGRSCHDAIQAIFKAIRYKPKFVLDADIAKCFDKTNHQSLLKKMNTYPKLRRQIKAWLKAGVVNSKVLFPTEEGTPQGGVISPLLANVALHGMEEILKEYASKLPGKGSKRDKANAISIIRYADDFVILHENLAVIEQCREILVKWLNEMGLELKPSKTRLAHTLYEHQTEKPGFDSLGFNVRQYSVGKYNSGLNTNKEILGFKTVITPSQKSVRNHYEKISITIKRNLPTPQLGLISNLNPIIRGWCNYYSSVVSKEIFNSISNQVHRRLYRWAKRRHPNKTDKWIANKYWHTIGGNHWEFAVKMDDKFIKLYRHPETPIVRHRRVVEKPTLTCKGVCGVCHVICNLPNVNGWFK, from the coding sequence TTGGTAGAAGAGTTAAAACTAGGGTCTAAACCCAAACCAACCAGAAGAGTCTGGATAGACAAACCTGGGAGGGATGAGAAAAGACCACTAGGAATACCTACAATGTATGATAGGGCATTACAAGCACTTGTCAAACTAGCTTTAGAGCCAGAATGGGAAGCCAAGTTTGAGCCTAACTCATATGGATTTAGACCAGGACGCTCATGTCATGATGCCATACAAGCAATATTCAAGGCCATCAGATACAAACCCAAGTTTGTATTAGATGCTGATATTGCTAAGTGTTTTGACAAGACTAACCATCAATCATTGCTAAAGAAAATGAACACCTACCCAAAACTACGTCGTCAAATCAAGGCATGGTTAAAAGCAGGTGTGGTTAATAGCAAAGTCCTGTTTCCTACAGAAGAAGGCACACCACAAGGTGGTGTTATATCCCCTCTACTGGCAAATGTAGCCTTACACGGTATGGAGGAAATTCTTAAAGAATATGCTTCAAAATTACCAGGTAAAGGCTCTAAAAGGGACAAAGCTAATGCAATATCAATCATCAGATATGCAGATGATTTTGTCATCTTGCATGAAAATTTAGCAGTTATTGAACAATGCAGGGAAATCTTAGTTAAATGGCTAAATGAAATGGGGTTGGAATTAAAACCCAGTAAGACCAGATTAGCACATACTTTGTATGAACACCAAACAGAGAAACCAGGATTTGATTCTCTTGGCTTCAATGTGAGGCAATACTCAGTTGGTAAATACAACTCAGGATTGAATACTAACAAGGAAATACTAGGATTTAAAACCGTCATCACTCCATCTCAGAAATCGGTCAGGAATCACTACGAAAAGATTTCCATTACCATTAAAAGAAACTTACCAACACCACAACTAGGACTGATAAGTAATCTCAACCCGATAATTCGGGGATGGTGTAATTACTACTCATCAGTTGTAAGTAAGGAAATCTTCAATAGTATCTCTAATCAGGTGCACCGACGACTGTACAGATGGGCAAAACGCCGACACCCCAACAAAACCGATAAATGGATAGCCAATAAATACTGGCATACCATCGGAGGCAACCACTGGGAATTTGCAGTAAAAATGGATGATAAGTTTATCAAACTGTATAGACACCCAGAGACTCCCATTGTACGTCATAGAAGAGTCGTTGAGAAGCCCACACTCACCTGTAAGGGAGTGTGTGGAGTATGTCACGTTATCTGTAATTTGCCAAATGTCAACGGGTGGTTCAAGTAG
- the psb29 gene encoding photosystem II biogenesis protein Psp29 — protein sequence MNNFRTVSDTKRTFYSRHTRPINTIYRRVVEELMVEMHLLSVNVDFSYNSIYALGVVTTFDRFMQGYQPSEDLVSIFNAIICAVEQDPQVYRQDAAKLKAIAKSFPVKDLIAWCSQTTPLDQDANIQGELQAIAQNPNFKYSRLLAIGLFSLLELSDPEFVKDETQRNQAIAVIAQGLKLSEDKLNKDLDLYRSNLDKMEQALIVMADMLAADRKKRDQRQQKSSDTVLPPTNE from the coding sequence GTGAATAACTTCCGTACTGTCTCTGATACAAAGCGAACTTTCTATAGCCGTCATACCCGCCCCATCAACACTATTTACCGTCGGGTAGTAGAGGAATTGATGGTAGAGATGCACTTGCTGTCAGTCAATGTAGATTTTAGCTACAATTCAATCTATGCCTTAGGGGTTGTCACAACTTTTGACCGCTTTATGCAGGGCTACCAACCATCCGAGGATCTAGTATCTATTTTTAATGCCATCATTTGTGCTGTGGAGCAGGATCCCCAGGTGTATCGCCAGGATGCAGCTAAGCTCAAGGCTATAGCTAAATCTTTTCCTGTCAAAGACTTAATTGCTTGGTGCAGTCAAACTACCCCATTGGATCAAGATGCTAATATCCAAGGGGAACTACAAGCCATAGCCCAAAATCCCAATTTTAAATACAGTCGTTTGTTGGCTATTGGTTTATTCTCCTTATTGGAATTGTCAGATCCTGAATTTGTCAAGGATGAAACTCAGCGCAATCAAGCTATTGCAGTCATTGCTCAAGGTTTAAAATTGTCTGAGGATAAACTAAATAAGGATTTAGACTTATATCGTTCTAATCTTGATAAGATGGAACAGGCTCTAATAGTTATGGCGGATATGCTGGCTGCGGACCGCAAGAAGCGTGACCAGCGTCAGCAGAAATCTAGTGACACCGTTCTTCCCCCAACTAATGAGTAA
- a CDS encoding reverse transcriptase N-terminal domain-containing protein: protein MSKTSVKTTVEWNMINWKQLERRVYKIQKRIYQASARGDVKVVRGLQKVLMKSWSAKALATRRVTQDN from the coding sequence ATGTCTAAAACGAGTGTAAAGACTACGGTAGAATGGAACATGATTAACTGGAAACAGTTAGAACGTCGTGTATACAAAATCCAAAAACGAATTTATCAAGCCTCAGCCCGTGGGGATGTCAAGGTGGTTCGTGGACTCCAAAAGGTGCTGATGAAATCCTGGTCGGCCAAAGCTTTGGCTACACGCAGGGTAACTCAAGACAATTAA
- a CDS encoding Mrp/NBP35 family ATP-binding protein, with the protein MSNLLNSQSVLEVLRPVEDPELRKSLVELNMIRNVKIDGGKVSFTLVLTTPACPLREFIVEDCKKAIRNLPGVTDITVEVTAEIPQQKALPDRTGIQGVKNIIAVSSGKGGVGKSTIAVNVAVALAQAGSKVGLLDADIYGPNDPTMLGLADAEIAVRSSEKGEILEPAFNYGVKLVSMGFLIDRDQPVVWRGPMLNGVIRQFLYQVAWGEIDYLIVDMPPGTGDAQLTLSQAVPISGAVIVTTPQTVSLLDSRKGLRMFQQMNVPVLGIVENMSYFIPPDQQDKQYDIFGSGGGSKTAAELQVPLLGCVPLEMSIRIGGDNGIPVVISHPDSVSAQSLKAIAQGIAAKVSVAALT; encoded by the coding sequence ATGTCCAATCTCCTCAATTCCCAGTCAGTGCTGGAAGTGTTGCGTCCAGTAGAAGACCCAGAACTTCGCAAAAGTCTGGTGGAACTAAATATGATTCGCAACGTGAAAATTGATGGTGGCAAAGTTAGCTTTACTTTAGTCTTGACTACTCCCGCTTGCCCATTACGAGAATTTATTGTAGAAGATTGTAAAAAAGCTATTCGTAATTTACCAGGTGTTACAGACATAACAGTTGAGGTAACAGCGGAAATACCCCAGCAGAAAGCTCTACCTGACAGGACTGGTATCCAGGGAGTGAAAAATATAATTGCTGTTTCTAGTGGTAAAGGTGGAGTTGGTAAAAGCACTATAGCTGTAAATGTGGCTGTGGCTTTAGCACAAGCAGGTTCCAAAGTGGGTTTATTAGATGCTGATATCTACGGTCCTAATGACCCCACTATGTTAGGTTTAGCAGATGCAGAAATTGCCGTGCGCTCCTCAGAGAAGGGGGAAATCCTGGAACCAGCTTTTAATTACGGGGTGAAGTTAGTATCCATGGGCTTTTTAATAGACCGAGATCAGCCAGTTGTTTGGCGTGGTCCCATGCTCAATGGTGTGATCCGTCAGTTTCTCTATCAGGTTGCATGGGGAGAAATTGACTATTTAATCGTGGATATGCCACCCGGAACGGGAGACGCCCAATTAACCCTCAGTCAGGCAGTACCTATATCAGGAGCAGTAATTGTTACTACTCCTCAAACCGTGTCTCTGTTGGACTCCCGCAAGGGTTTACGGATGTTCCAACAGATGAATGTTCCTGTGTTGGGGATTGTGGAAAATATGAGTTATTTTATCCCTCCGGATCAACAGGATAAACAATATGACATCTTTGGTTCCGGTGGTGGTTCTAAAACAGCTGCAGAATTGCAAGTACCACTTTTGGGATGTGTACCTTTGGAAATGTCTATCAGAATTGGTGGAGATAATGGTATACCCGTGGTCATTTCCCACCCAGATTCAGTTTCCGCTCAGTCCCTAAAGGCGATCGCCCAAGGGATCGCTGCTAAGGTTTCTGTGGCAGCTCTAACATGA
- the rodA gene encoding rod shape-determining protein RodA, which yields MLLKRSTRKFTWHSWIKPWQQMDWLLLCLPVAASVFGGLMIFSTERNQPVTDWWWHWLITGIGLIIALCISRFRYEKLIEWHWFTYGLTTFSLILVMIAGTSAKGAQRWISVLGFNVQPSEFAKIGVIITLAALLHKRTASSLDNVFRALAFTGVPWLLVFLQPDLATSLVFASIVIGMLYWADANPAWLILMGSPVISAILFSTSWPLSQPIILFKELIFSPLGILWAIAMGVLGWLNLPWQKFNISAIASFSLNMLGGELGVFAWNHVLKEYQKNRLTVFMNPDHDPLGAGYHLVQSRIAIGAGEVWGWGLFKGPMTQLNFVPEQHTDFIFSAVGEEFGFIGCLIVLSLYCLICFRLLHVAKTAKDNFGSLIAIGVLSMIVFQLIVNVGMTLGLAPVAGIPLPWMSYGRSAMLTNFISLGIVESVAIFRQQQKYY from the coding sequence ATGTTATTAAAACGTTCAACTCGAAAATTTACTTGGCATTCTTGGATAAAACCCTGGCAACAAATGGACTGGTTGCTATTATGTCTACCTGTGGCAGCCAGTGTATTTGGCGGGTTGATGATATTTAGTACAGAACGCAATCAACCTGTTACTGATTGGTGGTGGCATTGGCTGATCACCGGTATTGGGTTGATTATAGCCTTGTGTATATCTCGGTTTCGGTATGAAAAACTAATAGAATGGCACTGGTTCACTTACGGATTGACTACTTTCAGCCTAATTTTAGTGATGATAGCCGGTACAAGTGCTAAAGGAGCTCAAAGGTGGATTAGCGTTTTAGGATTTAATGTGCAACCTTCGGAATTTGCTAAAATAGGAGTTATTATCACCCTGGCAGCTCTGTTACACAAGCGCACAGCTTCCAGTTTGGATAATGTTTTTCGGGCTTTAGCATTTACAGGAGTTCCCTGGTTATTAGTCTTTTTACAGCCAGACTTAGCCACCTCACTAGTATTCGCCTCCATAGTGATAGGAATGCTTTACTGGGCGGATGCTAACCCTGCTTGGTTAATCCTGATGGGTTCCCCAGTAATATCTGCTATTTTGTTTAGTACATCTTGGCCCCTGTCTCAACCAATTATACTCTTTAAAGAACTCATTTTTAGTCCCCTGGGCATACTCTGGGCGATCGCCATGGGAGTTTTAGGGTGGTTAAACTTACCCTGGCAGAAATTTAACATTAGTGCGATCGCCAGTTTTAGTTTAAATATGCTAGGTGGTGAACTGGGGGTTTTTGCCTGGAATCATGTCTTAAAAGAATATCAAAAAAACCGACTGACTGTGTTTATGAACCCTGATCATGACCCCCTAGGAGCTGGCTATCACCTGGTACAGTCTCGCATTGCTATTGGTGCAGGGGAAGTGTGGGGATGGGGATTATTTAAAGGTCCAATGACTCAATTAAACTTCGTTCCCGAGCAGCACACAGATTTTATCTTTTCCGCAGTTGGGGAGGAATTTGGTTTTATTGGTTGTTTAATAGTCTTATCCCTGTACTGTTTAATTTGCTTCCGATTGCTCCATGTGGCCAAAACTGCCAAAGATAATTTTGGCTCCCTAATAGCTATTGGTGTATTGTCAATGATTGTATTTCAACTGATTGTCAACGTTGGTATGACTCTGGGTTTAGCACCGGTGGCGGGTATACCCTTACCCTGGATGAGCTATGGACGTTCAGCAATGTTGACTAACTTTATCAGTCTAGGAATAGTGGAATCTGTAGCCATTTTCCGTCAGCAACAAAAATACTACTAA
- a CDS encoding caspase family protein, producing MKRRGFLQRIASILGTAGWTNLAWSGLGGQYYQALATPPSHKLALLIGINNYPESPPLSGCLTDVELQKELLIHRFGFLSSDILTLTEEQASREFIEAAISEHLIKQVKTDDAVVFHFSGYGTRVQLEDLPGGAHALIPVDESASDGSNHTEDNNFANYLLEETLLLLLGLVPTDKVTAVLDTGYYPKTISQPSGLRFRSLVTPPTKRLNPQELNFLNHLLRGGLPINNGIAKGVSSSKNESIILRASSQPDQSPGESLFYGFSAGLFTYALTQYLWEVIPPKTIHILLSEINNHIYKLGNRQQPDLLTLTTKENFPSVLITENFPLETTGAQGVVTSIDQEGKTAQLWLGGLPPQVWLNYGVNSRFATVGGEQLVFKSSSGLTAKAQIIRKEAQTGNSLQIGQLVQETVRVLSRNINLTVALDSALERIERVDATSAFSALTRIVNITSPERGADYIFGKLSNLPARYGLFSLGGELLESSTGEPGELVKVAVQRLIRNFSQLLAIKLWRLTENQGSSQLSVKVSLEVVSKNLFSQSGTISRHLVWERETSPVSLQDGTSQKRFADQSAAVPTVPVNSIMVYRVVNFGDRPIYCMLVGLNNHKTPVAFYPWAISSPNVTDNQPELEQIVIAPGGSLQFPQNGQSFSWLLPKKSLFCEHQLIFSTSPFTKTLLALASSYNKSTDQQSISELFNPLDVTQAILEDLHVASSVSSTDSYVLDVNNWASINFVFQSV from the coding sequence ATGAAACGGCGTGGATTTTTACAACGAATTGCTTCCATACTGGGAACTGCAGGATGGACTAACCTTGCATGGTCAGGTTTAGGAGGTCAGTATTATCAAGCCTTAGCAACACCCCCTAGTCACAAGTTGGCTTTACTAATAGGTATTAATAACTACCCAGAAAGTCCTCCATTGAGTGGTTGCTTAACCGATGTTGAGTTACAAAAAGAACTGTTAATTCACCGTTTTGGGTTTTTGAGTTCTGATATCCTGACTTTAACCGAGGAACAAGCCAGTCGAGAATTTATTGAAGCGGCCATTTCTGAGCATTTGATTAAGCAGGTTAAGACTGATGATGCGGTGGTTTTCCATTTTAGTGGTTATGGCACTCGTGTTCAATTAGAAGACTTACCAGGGGGGGCTCATGCTTTAATCCCCGTGGATGAAAGTGCGTCGGATGGATCTAACCACACAGAAGATAATAATTTTGCTAACTACCTGTTAGAAGAAACCCTGTTGTTATTATTGGGTTTAGTTCCCACGGATAAGGTAACAGCAGTGTTAGATACTGGTTATTATCCCAAAACCATATCCCAACCTTCTGGGTTAAGATTTCGCTCCTTGGTGACCCCCCCAACCAAGAGATTAAATCCCCAAGAGCTGAATTTCTTGAACCATCTCCTAAGAGGGGGTTTGCCCATAAATAATGGCATTGCCAAGGGAGTTAGTTCAAGCAAGAATGAGTCCATAATTTTAAGGGCCAGTTCACAACCCGACCAATCGCCAGGGGAGTCCCTATTTTATGGTTTTAGTGCAGGTTTATTCACCTACGCCCTGACCCAGTATCTTTGGGAAGTTATACCGCCCAAAACTATTCATATTCTCTTATCCGAGATTAATAATCATATATATAAACTAGGTAATCGTCAACAACCAGATTTGTTAACCTTAACTACAAAGGAAAATTTCCCATCCGTTTTAATTACGGAGAATTTTCCCTTGGAAACCACTGGTGCTCAAGGGGTAGTTACCAGTATTGACCAAGAGGGGAAAACAGCCCAGTTATGGTTGGGGGGACTACCACCCCAAGTATGGTTAAATTATGGGGTTAATTCCAGATTTGCTACAGTTGGTGGAGAACAACTAGTCTTCAAGTCTTCTAGTGGTTTGACAGCTAAAGCACAAATTATTAGAAAAGAGGCACAGACCGGTAATTCTTTACAGATTGGTCAATTAGTGCAAGAGACGGTGCGTGTCTTGTCTCGTAATATTAACCTCACAGTAGCTTTAGATTCAGCACTGGAAAGAATTGAGCGTGTAGATGCTACTAGTGCTTTTTCCGCCTTAACCCGTATAGTAAATATCACTTCACCAGAACGGGGTGCTGACTACATCTTTGGTAAATTATCAAATCTCCCTGCTCGTTATGGTTTATTTTCCCTGGGTGGTGAACTCCTGGAGAGTAGCACTGGGGAACCAGGAGAACTAGTGAAAGTAGCAGTGCAAAGACTAATTAGGAACTTTTCTCAATTACTGGCAATCAAATTATGGCGACTGACAGAAAATCAGGGTTCTTCTCAATTGTCTGTGAAAGTGAGCTTGGAAGTTGTTAGCAAAAATCTCTTTTCTCAGTCCGGTACAATTTCACGTCACCTAGTGTGGGAAAGGGAAACCTCTCCTGTTTCCTTACAGGATGGGACAAGCCAAAAAAGATTTGCAGACCAATCAGCAGCTGTTCCTACTGTTCCAGTTAATAGCATCATGGTCTACCGGGTGGTAAATTTTGGCGATCGCCCAATTTATTGTATGCTAGTAGGGTTAAATAATCATAAAACTCCCGTAGCTTTTTACCCATGGGCAATTTCCTCTCCAAATGTGACTGATAATCAACCTGAGTTAGAGCAGATTGTGATTGCTCCGGGAGGATCACTTCAATTTCCCCAGAATGGTCAAAGTTTTAGTTGGTTATTGCCGAAAAAGTCATTGTTTTGTGAACACCAACTGATTTTCAGCACTTCTCCTTTTACCAAAACTTTATTAGCTTTAGCAAGCTCATATAATAAATCTACAGATCAACAGTCTATTAGTGAACTATTTAATCCTCTGGATGTGACTCAAGCCATACTAGAGGATTTGCATGTTGCTAGTAGTGTGAGTAGTACTGATTCTTACGTACTAGATGTGAATAACTGGGCAAGCATTAATTTTGTTTTTCAATCAGTTTAA
- a CDS encoding SRPBCC family protein yields MQNWLSRFLHRKHRRVCVSLMKTYRQISSASVDQLWLKVSDLTDFSWHPLFKSTNVPLGLVPKPGLIFQAVSRFWPIPIHIFVERVNPKQLLSVRVLSIPGVEERVTYQIDSTLCGSYLSYSVDLRGWLSPIIWSLFGSYIDQVARCLVEAAEMSQGSNL; encoded by the coding sequence GTGCAAAATTGGTTATCCAGGTTCCTGCACCGTAAGCATCGTCGAGTTTGCGTTTCCCTCATGAAAACCTATCGACAAATCAGTTCCGCTTCCGTAGACCAACTATGGTTAAAAGTGTCAGATCTAACGGATTTTTCCTGGCATCCCCTGTTTAAAAGCACTAATGTACCCCTAGGTTTAGTGCCCAAACCAGGATTAATATTTCAGGCAGTGTCAAGATTTTGGCCAATCCCTATTCATATTTTCGTAGAGCGAGTAAATCCTAAACAACTCCTAAGTGTTCGTGTTTTGTCCATTCCTGGCGTAGAAGAAAGGGTAACTTATCAAATAGACTCTACTCTATGTGGTAGTTATCTATCCTATTCAGTAGATCTACGTGGCTGGTTATCCCCGATAATTTGGTCACTATTTGGCTCATATATAGATCAGGTGGCACGTTGTTTGGTGGAAGCAGCAGAAATGTCCCAGGGATCTAATCTTTAA